From the genome of Miscanthus floridulus cultivar M001 chromosome 10, ASM1932011v1, whole genome shotgun sequence, one region includes:
- the LOC136486963 gene encoding DEAD-box ATP-dependent RNA helicase 52C-like, with amino-acid sequence MASSRTSWADVADAEPAPPPPVTAPAPAPAAASNGPARSSYVPPHLRNRPASAASSTPAASAPPPRSTAGLLSRPGAASAGTFAPSGGGFGGGRPRGGRWDREPDPFADSDPAPTSTPSTDTPFEEHQNTGINFDAYEDIPVETSGRDVPPPVSTFAEIDLGEALNDNIRRCKYVRPTPVQRHAIPISLAGRDLMACAQTGSGKTAAFCFPIISGIMKGPPAGRPQRGGGMGMRTAYPSALILSPTRELSMQIHEEARKFSYQTGVRVVVSYGGAPITQQLRELERGVDILVATPGRLVDLLERARVSLQSIRYLALDEADRMLDMGFEPQVRRIVEQMDMPLPGVRQTMLFSATFPKEIQKMASDFLDNYIFLAVGRVGSSTELIAQRVEFVQEADKRSHLMDLLHAQRDTGKQTLTLVFVETKRGADSLENWLCMNGFPATSIHGDRNQQEREYALRSFKSGQTPILVATDVAARGLDIPHVAHVVNFDLPNEIDDYVHRIGRTGRAGKSGLATAFFNDNNSSLARSLADLMQESNQEVPAWLLRYAARPSYGGGGGRNRRSGGGSRFGGRDFRNDSSSFGKGGSRGGGDYYGGGSSGGYGGGSSYGGGGYGGGAGAPSAWD; translated from the exons ATGGCGTCCTCCCGCACCTCCTGGGccgacgtcgccgacgccgagccCGCCCCGCCTCCGCCCGTCACCGCCCCCGCGCCCGCCCCGGCCGCCGCATCCAACGGCCCCGCCCGCTCCTCCTACGTCCCTCCGCACCTCCGCAACCgccccgcctccgccgcctcctccacCCCCGCCGCCTCGGCCCCGCCGCCGCGCTCCACCGCCGGCCTCCTCTCCCGCCCCGGCGCCGCCTCCGCCGGCACCTTCGCTCCCTCCGGCGGCGGATTCGGCGGGGGCCGTCCCCGCGGGGGGCGGTGGGACCGGGAGCCGGACCCGTTCGCGGACTCCGACCCGGCCCCCACCTCCACCCCCTCCACCGACACCCCGTTTGAGGAGCACCAGAACACGGGGATCAACTTCGACGCGTACGAGGACATCCCGGTGGAGACGTCCGGCCGCGACGTGCCTCCCCCCGTCTCCACGTTCGCGGAGATCGACCTCGGCGAGGCGCTCAACGACAACATCCGCCGGTGCAAGTACGTGCGCCCCACGCCCGTGCAGCGCCACGCCATCCCGATCTCGCTGGCGGGGCGGGACCTCATGGCCTGCGCGCAGACCGGGTCGGGCAAGACGGCCGCGTTCTGCTTCCCCATCATCAGCGGCATCATGAAGGGACCGCCGGCGGGGAGGCCGCAAAGGGGTGGTGGGATGGGGATGAGGACCGCGTACCCGTCCGCGCTCATACTCTCGCCTACTAGAGAGCTCTCCATGCAG ATTCATGAAGAGGCCAGGAAATTTTCGTATCAGACTGGTGTTAGGGTAGTTGTCTCCTATGGAGGAGCGCCGATTACTCAGCAG TTAAGAGAGCTTGAGAGGGGTGTTGACATTCTTGTGGCTACCCCTGGCCGATTGGTTGATTTGTTGGAAAGGGCAAGAGTATCTTTACAGTCAATTAGATACCTTGCCCTTGATGAGGCAGACAGAATGCTTGATATGGGTTTTGAACCGCAAGTTAGAAGAATTGTTGAGCAAATGGACATGCCTCTTCCAGGTGTCAGGCAGACAATGTTGTTTAGTGCGACGTTCCCAAAAGAGATCCAG AAAATGGCATCGGATTTCCTGGATAACTACATCTTCCTGGCTGTTGGAAGAGTTGGGTCAAGTACTGAGTTGATTGCCCAGAGAGTTGAGTTTGTGCAGGAGGCAGATAAAAGAAGCCACCTGATGGATCTTCTTCATGCACAAAGAGATACAGGAAAG CAAACTCTCACGCTTGTCTTTGTGGAAACAAAGAGGGGTGCTGATTCATTGGAAAACTGGTTGTGCATGAACGGGTTTCCAGCTACTTCTATTCATGGAGATAGAAACCAGCag GAAAGAGAATATGCTCTGAGATCCTTCAAGAGTGGGCAAACTCCTATTTTAGTTGCAACTGATGTGGCAGCTCGGGGCCTCGACATTCCTCATGTTGCTCATGTTGTGAACTTCGATCTCCCCAATGAGATTGATGACTACGTACACAGGATTGGAAGAACTGGAAGAGCTGGGAAGAGCGGACTTGCAACTGCCTTCTTCAATGATAATAACTCATCGCTGGCAAGATCTCTTGCTGACCTAATGCAAGAATCTAACCAAGAAGTACCTGCATGGCTCCTGCGCTATGCAGCTCGTCCTTcttatggtggtggtggtgggaggaACCGGCGATCAGGTGGAGGGAGCCGCTTTGGTGGTCGTGACTTCCGCAATGATTCTTCCTCATTTGGCAAGGGGGGATCTCGAGGTGGTGGTGACTACTACGGTGGAGGCAGCAGTGGTGGTTATGGTGGTGGCTCCTCATATGGTGGTGGTGGATACGGTGGTGGAGCTGGGGCTCCGAGTGCCTGGGATTAA